The sequence aaaacctatctgaagtctctaggtctaccagagaaagactgaatgttaaagctgcaggaaaggtacttattcagtctaaggaaagttctatacatctttggcaccattccaaattgccttaaactactagtgttatttcctgattaaccataagtagttgccaaagatatagaatccagtatcccaagagagtagacatatagagaggaatttcacattatcaatgattttgtgattaaggaagagtaatggtggagaaaaggttgtggttaattcaacctttcagatcctattacgaggagtttactactactacacttgatttgcatatcgaggtattgagattatttgaaacgcactttttgttttatattagtgcaagtgggagtttgttgggttttatgccctaaataaaactcatttcaatataatcagatttacttattaatatagatcagaaataacatttaatgttgcatggttcacatgatttatttcatgattatatgtacataatgtataaattcatctgaaacccttttcacatacttgatcctgtttattgtgccgtcaacacattggaaagtaaacatgactatgtgaataaagtttcctagatttatcagacatagggttttactgatatgataatctacaacagagtttacttgcatttggagaagtgctatgttctttccagagcattggttaaagtaaagctcaggttggatgcatggagtatgcatcggaagggaccgatattgaactttgacttagatttattaaacttaccgtaatatctattcaagtcaatatcgcctagttgatcctagatcaaatgttcttaatcctgttatgattaggctcaatcttgaaaggctattcgtgttctttgatttgttagttaagcctacttttaggtcagggtgatacgtacattttgggaacacggtagtgcaattgagtgggagtgctatcataaacatggaatctatagcttctatctggcgaatagtaagcaaaggatgatctccttcgagcttgaccaaacgaacataaatggtggagtactcatttcacataagctgaaatatcatttatacggggtcaagtgttttaaggataaaatacattgtagggtgtaacggtaatttaatccctttacagtgtagatcattcatatagaggatcattgatcaaattaggattataacaatggataactaatgatgtgtctatatggtggaacatatagagcattctatatactgagagtgcaattctaagttctatgcgtggattcaacgaagaattaataagttagtgaattctagtgctaaattcttgatctacttattggaagctcggttatatagacccatggtccccgcactagttgagataatattgcttgtaagactcatgtaattggttttgattaatcaattataattctcaatttagactatgtctatttgtgaaattttcactaagtaagggcgaaattgtaaagaaagagtgttaggggcatatttgttaattatgatattttgtatggttcaattaataaatatgataaatgacaatattatttaataattatttatagttattaaatagttagaattgacatttaaatggttgaattagattattggcgtttttgagaaaatcagatgcagaaaagataaaactgcaaaattgcaaaaagtgaggcccaaatccactagtatagggccggccacttttataggaatttacctctgatactttcattattttaatgccaaataattcaaacctaaccctagtggaatgctataaatagatagtgaaggcttcatgaaaattatactttcttctgacacttctgattcagaaaaaactgagcttctctctctccctatctttggtcgaacccactttctctttcttcttccttcaatttcgaaaatccttagtgtatgagtagtgcccacacacagcaagtgatacctcaatcatagtgaggaagatcgtgaagaaagactttcagcaagaaggaggtttcaacatcaaagattcaaaaaagagatccaggttcagatattgataatgctctgctacagaaaggaatcaagggctagatatctgaacggaaggagtcatttaattccgctgcacccaatgtaaggtttcctaaactttatatgtgtttatttcatcgttttagaaaagttcatatttagggtgttaatcaacatacttgtgagtagatctaagatcctggtaaaataaattccaacagattTGTGCATAAAGTCAAAATGGTATAAAAACCCCATGGAATAAATCCTATTCGCCCACTGCCATATGAAAATGGTAGTGCTCTCTGATTTTTAGAGAGCACTGCCACAAGGTAATAGCAGTGCTCTCTGATTTTTGGAGAGCATTGCCACAAGAAAATGGCAGTGGTCGTCACATACAAAGCACCAAGGGGAAATTGTTCAAATGTTTTCCCTCAACACCCAGGATTGCAACACAAGTCAAAGAAGCCATTTCCCACCAAGGCACAAGCCTAGCCGACCACTGCCATCCTTGTGGCACAATGAGTGGCAGTGGTTGGCCATGAAGATAGGGAATGAGATTTCTTGCGAAAAAAgcattttcaccaataatatgtCAAAACCAAGTGAAAGAAGCCACTAAGTGGTGTGGAAACCACTTGGCTGACCACTGCCACACTTTTGGGACAATTGGTGGCAGTGGTCGGCCACTCCCTCGAAGGAGGATTTTCATTGGCTAAATTGTATTTCCAATATCCATGTATCAAATACAAGTGAGACAAGTCACCCAAGGCTTCATAAACCCCTTATGCGACCACTGCCACTTTTTTATTGGCAAAATGGTGGCAGTGTTCTCCTAAGTAATTGGCCAAGAACTAATGTGACCAAAGTGGTTTTCTAACATCCATATGACTAAAATAAGCAAGAAACGCCATCCATGGATTCCCATAAGCCATGGCTGGCCACTGCCACTTTTCGGCCCCAACTGTTGGCAGTGGTCTCTTGTTAGGGTTTTAGACATCGAAATGAGGTTTTGGGGTCTCAAAACCCCCAAAATATGACTCACCATCAAAATAATAAGTAAAAATATATCCGAGGGGTCCGAGAACATGCATGACCAAGCACTGACCATTTGGCCATGTCAGTGCTCGCAACTGGGACAAAACAACATAAACTACCCTTAGTAAAACGGACagaattctctcaatttttatccAATTACTTGGTTCAACTTGCATtggaaaaataatttcaagataGATCTAAGTGTGTCTCATAGTCATACCCCAATTCTAAATTTATTGGAACAATAATTGGCTCACAAGACAGACCAGTACACTTTACTCGAGAATTGAGTAGTGTAACTAAGTGAAAGGTGTTGGAAGATACTACCACAACCCATGTGGTATTATATGAAAACAGTGGCAATCCAAAACACATATTTTTAGCACTCATCACCAATGTTATAATTCCAAGCTGAGAGGTGGCATCCTTTGTCACTCAATTTTAAATTGGTGCATCCTTAGCGGAAAATAATCATTTTCTCAATGTTTGTGGGATTTTGGCCTAAAAACAAAGGAATTTTTGTAGATATTTATTctcttgtaattttttattcattattaaaGATGATATACAAGATTTTTTAGTGAGACACTCCGACATGTGGGGGATCACTAACAAACCCTACAACCTATATATGGAGAGTAAGAGGCTGAAGTGAAGGGTCCTTCTCTTTTGGACTTACTTGACGACGGCCAATAACACCATATCCCTTGCTTCATCTTTTTCCTTGAGTCGACCATACTTTTTCGACACTCAGACCTTAAACATCATTAATATACATGCCTTTTCCTACCTTATTGGATTATTATTCCCAAGAACCTTACAACCACCAACTTTGATGAGATTTATGAATATTGGTCTCCCATGAGTCTTGTGTTCATAGGTCTCAATTAAGATTTTACCTAGAAATCCTTCGTTGTATTTTTATTCACACTCTTGAGAACATAACTCTCGTGTGTCAGATCTAATcaataaaaacaaaagtagACATAGCCCCATTACCATTACAACATGGGGGGTGAATTATATTAGTATAAATCTATAGTGTTCATTTTGTTTATTGCCGTTTGATTTGGTCAAATTAATTCATTGCaatcctctttaatttatttttacaatcTCCTTAGATCAGTTGACGAAAAACCGCGTCAACACATGGGTTTGCTAGTAAGTTGCAAAGACCGTGCTGTATTTTATGTGTGTTGTTTTTCAGTTGATTTTTGAGTTAGTCATATCAAGAATtgagtattaatttatttattttagaaactaatttttgatttaattaattcaaGGAACCTATTTTcgatttatttatttcatgtaACTAGTTTTGGGgtgctaatttttattttggttgttttacggAACCAACTTCTttgtcttaattttttttttgtaaagtttGTCTTATAATTTTAACTTGTTGATAAATGTAACCAATTTCTTTATCATATATTCTAGTGTTCAACTCAGACATCTAACTCCGGTGACGACAAATTTTTTCATGACTTTTTTAATGACAATGACAACTTCGATGACTTTTTCGACAACGATGACAATTTCGGTAACCTTCTGGCGACGATTGCTACTCCGGTGACCTTTTGCTGGCAAAGATGTCTACTCCAGAAACTTTGCCTGCTCCAATGACTTTTTCGACAACAATGTTTGCTCCAACAAGTTATCCTGCGATATTTGTTCTTAAAAATTTTATCAactttatttatatgttttttttttatttctcaaattttaaattttatttagtttttagtCTTATATccttttacatttttttataccatgtaaaagtaaattttatttttctataaaaatccCCTACAGAATTGTATTTGTTAAAGAAAATGATCTATATCGTGAAAATTTATCATGATATTAGATCATGAATGACATGTCATGttgcaatttattattttattaatttatgtttCAACTTTTTGGGTGAATATTTTGAATGTAAGCATTGTCACATCATTCAAGATACTAATTTATGATAATTTGTCAAAATGTGTAGCATTGCTCGTTAGTTAAATGTCTTCTTCTGCTCCATAAGTATTTTCTTGCACCCAATTAATATGTCTATAAATTTAGAGAGAATTATGAGTATGTTTTGGtagtattcaaatttttttcatGGTGACAGTATTTATTGGATGAGTTGGGAAAGAAAGATTAGAAATAAAACTAAAGATGGAATGGACTTTTGTAATCTTCGTGACTTTAATTTGGCAATGTTGGGAAAGCAAGGGTAGCGTTTACTGACAAAAACAAACTCTTTGGTGAGTAGGTGatataaagctcattattttccTAGGGTTAATTTTCTTTCAGCACCCCTTAGAAATAATTCAAGTTTTTTTGTGGAAGAGCGTATTCAAATCGCATGAGTTTCTTAAGTCTAGGTTCGTTGGGTAATATATTTTGGTTTGAAGGTTGATATTTTGCATCAACCATTGGATGATGTGTATCCTTTTATTACTTCAGATGCCCAATATTTGGTGGGCCATAAGGTGAGCTCGTTGATGTGTACTAATATTATTAAAGATCTTTTTAACGAACGCGATCAACGAGATATTTTTGGCAGTTCCATTGAGTCTGAATGTAGCTGatgatcatttttttttgtctaaggagGATCATGGTTTCTACTCTGTGCGTAGTGCATACAAGTTGATACAAGCTTAGAGAGGAAATTGGATTGCTACTAATTCTTCTGGGTTCTGGCGCAAGCTCTGGAATTTGAAGGTACCACTAAAAGCTCTCAATTTGGTATGGCGGActgcttcaaattatttttacgCCTTGACTCAATTAAGTGGTAAGAGAGTCCTAGTTCAAATCATGTGTTCGATTTTCCAAAGAGGTGAGAAAACTATTTTCCATGCATTTATTTCCTGTTCATTCCCTGCTCAATGTTGGCAGAGGCTTTTGATTGGGGTTAGGCTGATTGTTGCTGTTGATTTTTGCAGCTGGTTTGATCAAATTTTGCAAAGGTGCAGTAAGGACAAGTATGCGGAGGTTATTATGTTGTGCTGGGAGTTATGGAAGGCTCAAAACGAGTTGGTTTGGAATCAAAAGTATGCTACAGTAGATGGTATTCTTATATCATATGTGATTTGTCTTGTGCAATggaagttggtccaaaataaagGTTCAGAGGCTTCTTTTTTCAGTTTTTCAAGCTGTTTGATGAAATTGAATCTTGGTTTAAGCCATAGGAGAATACAATCAAGGTAAACTGTTGATGCCCCCATTTTCCATGATCGAGCTGAGTTTTGTTTTGGCATAGTCGCTCGTGACTCTCAAGGAGAATTAGAGATGGCTAAGTCACACATTTTTGCTGGTATAGGCGTTCTGAATTTGGCTGAAGCAATTAGTATAAAGGAAGCGTAAAATTGGATTAAAACTCAACCATAGCGAAAAGTGGAGTTGGAGTCCAATTACTTGGTAGCAGTCCAAGTTTTTCAAACTTCATTACATATACTTTCTTTTTTTGGAGTTATAGAATATTATCGTAGACTTCTTGCATCTTTAAACaatattttcttgtttttgttaaacgatctacTAACATGAATACTTATAGTTTTATTAAAGCATCTTGTTCACGAGATAAATATTTAACAGGAAAAATACTCTTATTGGTTTAGAGTCCTTTCTTTTTTTAGCCAACTTagcaaattaataaaagttttaTATTTGCTTAAAAAAATTGTCTTCTGttctatttttttgaaaaaaaaaataccccaCTAACTACTTTTTGGTTCTATTCAACTTAATCTTGTCCGCCAAGCGCCAACTATTGGAGttataatttagaaaaaattaataataataaaagaagacTATGGGCGATAAGTGATAAGAAGAGAAATCACATGGTTTTGTTCGGTTCTATAGTCAATTATAAACATTCACCATAAGGTATCATCATCATGAGTCCACtccataaatattattattattataatttaaagatCAACCCTAATCTGATAAGGACGATTTTAGATGACTCtacctttatttttctttttccaaaAGAAAAGAATGTACCATATTTATCACATGCCAGCTCAAAAAGATAAGATCGGTGTAAAACCGTAAATTCACACTAAAAATCCAGCACCAAGTCTAGTCATAAGTCATAACAAACAAACACgaaccaaaataaataatattctaggaattatcctcttcatttttcttttaattttttttttctattttttccattattttaggTAAACCATCCGCGGCGTCCCTCCGCATAATCCATTGCTACTTATTTTCTCTCTCCTTCatctgtactttttttttttcatcaatgGCTACTCTTCTTCATTTGCTTCCTTTCCTTCTCCACTTGCTGACTCTATCTCACGCTCAGATTGATTACCGCTTCGGAGATTCTCGTCCTCTTGTTCTTCTTCCGGTGACTAAAGATGCGTTGACTTTCCAGTATTTGACCGAGATTCGCCATGGGAGTTCCCTTCTTGCCACCAAGCTTGTTGTCGATCTCGGTGGTCCGTTAATCTGGATGGGTTGTGATTCTCATCTGGGTTCTTTTTCTCCGCTCCGAATTTCATCTGGGTCAATTCAATGTTTGGCTGCTAAGCCTTTTACGACCCGTAGTCGTGTAGGAGACGCCGATGGTTGTACCCTTTTCGCAGAGAACAAGATTTCCCAAATGGGTCGGCGTGGAGTTTTGGTGGAAGATACCTTGGATGTTCTTTTGGCTGATGAAGTTTCGAAGTCTGAGGACGTTAACTTAGGTGAGTACCCTTTTCTCTTTGCTTGCGCCCCAAAACCCCTTTTGAATGGCTTAGCTGGCGGTGCTAATGGAATGGTTGGCCTCGGAAGGACGAGGATTGCGTTTCCTTCACAAGTTTCCGCAGCTTTTAGCTCTGAATGGCAGTTCACTTTGTGCCTCTCTTCCTCAAATGGTGTCGTTTTGTATGAGAAGAGGCATTACGGTTCTGTTTTTGGCTCTGAGATATCGAAGTCACTAATCTACACTCCTCTCTTGGCTGGCCCAGATGATTCACAAACTGAATACTTCATCAACTTGAAGTCAATAAGAATTGGTGGTAAGAGATTGTCATTTGATGTTGAACACACTAAGCTAAGCACAATTGTTCCTTTCACCACTATGGAAAGCTCAATTTATGCTATATTTATCAAAGCTTATGAAAAGGCTGCCTTTTCTATGAATATGAAAAGGGTTGAACCGGTGGCACCTTTTAGGTTGTGTTTTGACTCAAAATCTATAAAGAAAACGCAGCTCGGTCCACTTGTGCCAGATGTTGAATTGGGGTTGCAGAGTGAGATGGTGAGGTGGAAGTTTCATGGTAGGAATTTGATGATGAAAGTGAGTGAGGAAGTAATGTGCTTAGGGATTGTAGATGGAGGTTTGAACTTGGGAGTTTCGATTGTTTTGGGAGGTTATCAATTAGAGGATATGGTTCTACATTTTGATGTGGGTACTTCTATGCTGGGATTTAGTCCTTCTCTTCTCAAATGGGGAAGAAGTTGTTCTAATTTGAAGTTTGATTCATTACCAGTACAGGCTTTGTGAGAATATAGGACAAGGATTTCTTCATTCTGACGAGGTTAGAAAGATCCATATGCAGAGGGGGAGCTTTCTTATGAGttctaattttgtaattgttgtTTTGTGCTTCTTTGCTTATTTATTGTAGCCATCTGGCCGAGCAAAAAGAAATGTCTGTAAAATAGATGATACTATTGCTAACTGCCTGTAGTCAATACATATACACCTGTTGATTAGGATGTAATTTCCATTGAGAGGGTTTTCTCTGCCTTGTTTTCTCGTGTGATGGTGACCTCGATTAACCTTTTTGATAATAGAAGTCTGGAGAGAGAGAACTTTTGATATTTTGCTGATAACTTTGCTACTTTGTaacttttatattttgaataCAAGTATGTGAAAGTTCTATGTTGTATGTTTCAATGAGaagtaaagaaaaagaaatgggTGTTTAAAGCACACACAGCTTTGATTTCTCGTTTAAATGAAATTTTCTCTACATGGATTGTTTCAAGTTGGCCATAGTTATAAGTCAGCCTTTGCTAAAAAGAGTGACTTGTGTAAGTAATGGTTAAATGTTTTTGTTGAAATGGCAATCGAGTTGTTTCTGACTCCGAGTCGAGTTGATAAAGTAAAGTTGGTTTATGTTTAAAGTTaatgttttttaatttagtAAGGTAATGAAGGTGTAGAATTATGCAGGGGAGGTCCAGTTTCTGGTAGCTTTACCTCTTTAGCTTCATTTAAATTCTTACCTCTTGGGTGATTGTTCAGCCTCATTCGATCTCTGGTTG is a genomic window of Cannabis sativa cultivar Pink pepper isolate KNU-18-1 chromosome 9, ASM2916894v1, whole genome shotgun sequence containing:
- the LOC115722895 gene encoding probable aspartic proteinase GIP2 — protein: MATLLHLLPFLLHLLTLSHAQIDYRFGDSRPLVLLPVTKDALTFQYLTEIRHGSSLLATKLVVDLGGPLIWMGCDSHLGSFSPLRISSGSIQCLAAKPFTTRSRVGDADGCTLFAENKISQMGRRGVLVEDTLDVLLADEVSKSEDVNLGEYPFLFACAPKPLLNGLAGGANGMVGLGRTRIAFPSQVSAAFSSEWQFTLCLSSSNGVVLYEKRHYGSVFGSEISKSLIYTPLLAGPDDSQTEYFINLKSIRIGGKRLSFDVEHTKLSTIVPFTTMESSIYAIFIKAYEKAAFSMNMKRVEPVAPFRLCFDSKSIKKTQLGPLVPDVELGLQSEMVRWKFHGRNLMMKVSEEVMCLGIVDGGLNLGVSIVLGGYQLEDMVLHFDVGTSMLGFSPSLLKWGRSCSNLKFDSLPVQAL